CAGTGTGGATGGCAATTTCAATTTCAATCGGAGTTTTCACAAAGCCGTGGATTGCAATTGCAATTGCAGCTGTTTTAGCGCTGGCAAAGCTCTTCATCCCAAATCCTATAACGCACAACAGCACTGAATTCCTGATATACGCAGGAATAACAGTCCTCATTGTCCCGATATTCAATGCGTGGTGGGCGCTTCTTCTCCTAATCGCATTTTCACTCTATGACGCATATGCCGTGTGGAAAAGCGCGCACATGATTAAGCTTGCAAAATTCCAGATGGAATCAAAGATATTCGCAGGATTCTTCATCCCATACTCCAGAAAAAAGGAGTCTCTGGAAATCAGGAAGACAAATTCAGGAAAAGAGCAGGGAAAAAGGCTTTCTGAAAGAAGGACAGCAAAAAAAGATGAAGAAAATTCCAACGCAATACTTGGGGGCGGGGATATTGCCCTTCCAATGATTTTTGCAGGCGCTGTAATGGAGCAGCTTGTGAGAAGCGGGCTTTCCCTGAAAGCAGCATTTTTTCAGGCGTCAATAATCTCCTTCTTTTCAGCAGCAGCGCTTTTAATCCTGATGCTAAAGAGCGAAAAGGGGAAATTCTACCCCGCAATGCCCTTCATAACAGCAGGATGCATTCTCGGCGCCATAATTGTTCTCATAATATGAGCCAATTCAAAAAGATTTTTATAATGACGCATTCTTCTTTTTGCCATGGGAGTACAGATAACAGAGCTCTTCCAGAAGAAGGAGATAGGATTTAAGGAGCTTTCAGGAAAGACAATTGCAATAGACGCTCACCTTGCGCTATACCAATTTCTGTCAACAATTAGGCAGCGCGACGGAACTCCCCTTATTGACATGAAGGGAAATGTCACAAGCCACCTCATGGGAATCTTCACAAGAAGCGCAAGCCTGCTGGAAAAGGGGATAAAGCTCATATATGTTTTTGACGGAAAGCCGCCTGAACTAAAGAGGAGAACAATTGAGGAGAGAAAGGCAGTGAAGATTGAAGCGCAGAAGAGATTTGATGCTGCAGCAGAAAAGGGCGATTTATCAGAGATGCACAAGTTTGCAATGAGAACATCAAGACTTACGCCTGAAATGATTGCAGAGTCAAAGGAATTAATCTCTGCAATGGGAATTCCCATTGTGCAGGCGCCCTCTGAAGGGGAAGCCCAGGCAGCGCATATTGTCAAATCAGGAAAGGCGTATGCAGTCGGCTCTCAGGATGCTGACTCGCTTCTGTTCGGCGCAGAAAGGCTTGTCAGGAATCTTAGCATAAGCTCAAGAAGGAAGATTCCGGGAACAGTTGCATATACATCAACATCCCCTGAACTCATTGAGCTTTCAGCGCTCTTAAACTCGCTTGGAATAGACAGGGAAGGATTGATTGCGCTCTCAATGCTTGTTGGAACTGACTTCAACCCAAAAGGAATAAAGGGAATAGGGCAGAAGGGCGCATTAAAGCTTGTGAAACAGTTTGGAAAGAATTTTGACGCAATGTTTGCAAGCGTTAAATGGAGCGAATACTTCAGCTTTCCCTGGCAGGATGTTTTTGATTTGATAAAAAATATGCCAATAACAGATGACTACCCCCTTGATTTCAGAAGCCCTGAAATTGAGAGGATTAAAGAAATTCTGTGCGATAAGCATGATTTTTCCAAGGAAAGGATTGAATCAGGGCTTGGAAAGACAATTGACAACTCAGAGAAAAAGAGCCAGAAGGGGCTTTCTGATTTTTTTTAAAAATGACAACATTAAAAGAAGCGCTTGCAGGAAAATTGGATGAAAGGGAGATTTCCATTGTTCCGTCATCATTTGAGATAGTCGGGGACATAATAATATTCTCGGATTTTCCGGAGGAGCTCAAGAAAAAGGAAAAGCTCATAGGGGAAACACTGCTTTCCCTGCACAAGAACGTGAAGGTTGTTGCAAAGAAGACAGGGAAATACAGCGGAGAATTCAGAACTCCGAAAATAAGGGTAATTGCAGGCGAAAAGAGAAAGGAAACAACATACAGGGAAAACAATACAGTTCTGAAATTCAATGTTGAAAAGGTTTATTTCTCATCAAGATTGTCTGAAGAGAGGAAAAGGATTGCCGGAATGGTTAAGCCAGGAGAAAAAGTGCTTGTCATGTTTTCAGGATGCGGGCCATACCCTCTTGTGATTGCGAGGAACAGCAGGGCATCTGCAGTATTTGGGATTGAGAAAAACCCAGTTGCCCACAGGTATGCGCTTGAAAACATAAAACTCAACAAGGCAAAGAACGTATTTTTGATAAAGGGAGATGCAAGCGCTGAAGCCAAGAAGCTCGCAAAGAAGATAAAGTTTGACAGAATCCTAATGCCCCTTCCAAAAGGGGCAGAGCATTTTCTCCCATCATGCTTTTCAGCGCTGAAAAAAGGGGGGATTGTGCACTTCTACACTTTCCTTAAGGAAGAGGAAATACCGGACAAGGCAGCAAATTTGATAAAGAAGGCTGTGCAGA
The genomic region above belongs to Candidatus Woesearchaeota archaeon and contains:
- a CDS encoding presenilin family intramembrane aspartyl protease; the encoded protein is MKHTISITLTIVLFFIAAQIFGLFLVGKDMNVGKAETGEITTFHNDTAVGARPEISGSASLVYILVSVIVGTIILLIFARFRKQTLWKVWYFFAVWMAISISIGVFTKPWIAIAIAAVLALAKLFIPNPITHNSTEFLIYAGITVLIVPIFNAWWALLLLIAFSLYDAYAVWKSAHMIKLAKFQMESKIFAGFFIPYSRKKESLEIRKTNSGKEQGKRLSERRTAKKDEENSNAILGGGDIALPMIFAGAVMEQLVRSGLSLKAAFFQASIISFFSAAALLILMLKSEKGKFYPAMPFITAGCILGAIIVLII
- the fen gene encoding flap endonuclease-1: MGVQITELFQKKEIGFKELSGKTIAIDAHLALYQFLSTIRQRDGTPLIDMKGNVTSHLMGIFTRSASLLEKGIKLIYVFDGKPPELKRRTIEERKAVKIEAQKRFDAAAEKGDLSEMHKFAMRTSRLTPEMIAESKELISAMGIPIVQAPSEGEAQAAHIVKSGKAYAVGSQDADSLLFGAERLVRNLSISSRRKIPGTVAYTSTSPELIELSALLNSLGIDREGLIALSMLVGTDFNPKGIKGIGQKGALKLVKQFGKNFDAMFASVKWSEYFSFPWQDVFDLIKNMPITDDYPLDFRSPEIERIKEILCDKHDFSKERIESGLGKTIDNSEKKSQKGLSDFF
- a CDS encoding class I SAM-dependent methyltransferase family protein, with product MTTLKEALAGKLDEREISIVPSSFEIVGDIIIFSDFPEELKKKEKLIGETLLSLHKNVKVVAKKTGKYSGEFRTPKIRVIAGEKRKETTYRENNTVLKFNVEKVYFSSRLSEERKRIAGMVKPGEKVLVMFSGCGPYPLVIARNSRASAVFGIEKNPVAHRYALENIKLNKAKNVFLIKGDASAEAKKLAKKIKFDRILMPLPKGAEHFLPSCFSALKKGGIVHFYTFLKEEEIPDKAANLIKKAVQKEKKKARIIAYRKCGHYSPAVYRVCIDFKVL